One genomic segment of Gossypium arboreum isolate Shixiya-1 chromosome 3, ASM2569848v2, whole genome shotgun sequence includes these proteins:
- the LOC108476348 gene encoding histone-lysine N-methyltransferase, H3 lysine-9 specific SUVH4-like isoform X1: protein MEIQRRVSPRFQNLPNGGKSNIEKIWNATKSRKTLNTRVSPRFQNLLNVGNSNIEKIRNATDSGKKSNTRASPNSKIVKIRNETDSTKISNTRVSPRFQNLPKFEKMRDAADTRKKSNTRVSPRFQNLPNGGNSNNEKKRDAALSTKTSNTSASPRFQNLPNIEKIWNATDSRTTSNTRVSPRFQNLPNGGNSNNEKKRDATPSTKTSNRVSPRFQNLPKFEKIWDATDPRKKSNTRVSPRFQNLPNGDNSNNEKLRDATLSIKTSNTRVSPRFQNVPNVDNANIEKTWDATDSRKTLNTRVSPRFQNLPNGDNSNIEKIQNVPDSRKTPNTRVSPRLQSIPLEKRPFYGSSQKRKTLDDSQDEIMVKKHKVGNAKLECLSNGYVTVENDEKDVADLQETDSKGGKYGDDLTSIHGISTTMAVKDKLRLFNKYFLHFSKAEDARCYRVNGSATDHEIANGKIKDKEEGCEGHVKQAKRSKHKGCVTKRPDLKAISEMLNKNEVLCHERYFGDLPGIEVGHRFYSRAEMVAVGLHKLLQKRIDYIGKPYVESEYNGYTFPLAAAIVMSGQYEDDFGNREEIVYTGEGEKDIPGKKRQFRDQVMRCGNLALKNNKKQSVPVRVIRGHKCDDSYSKKVYIYDGLYKVTGYWDEKGVSGFKVFKYRLKRLRGQDNLTSQNQVHFVRGKVSRVQQELPGLVCKDLSNGQEDKCIPVFNFYNPSLAPTGFKYINSIKVAKNVSIPPDAPGCNCRGKCTNPRSCSCAQLNGGDFPYVSRDGGRLFEAKDVVFECGPNCGCGPECVNRSSQQGLKYQLEVYRTKEKGWAVRSSDFIPSGAPVCEYVGILRKNDELEDISENDYIFEIDCWHTMKGIGGRERRLGDVSLPMSNLVDEVDERTLESEPEPEFCIDASSFGNVARFINHSCDPNLFVQCILSSHHDVRLARIVLFAADDIPRMQELTYDYNYAIDSVIGPDGKTKQLPCFCGTSECRKRLY, encoded by the exons atggaAATACAGCGAAGAGTTAGTCCAAGGTTTCAAAATCTACCAAACGGTGGTAAATCGAACATTGAGAAGATATGGAATGCAACAAAATCAAGAAAAACATTAAATACTAGAGTTAGCCCAAGGTTTCAAAATCTACTAAATGTTGGGAACTCAAACATTGAGAAGATAAGGAATGCAACTGACTCAGGAAAGAAATCAAATACTAGAGCTAGCCCTAACTCAAAGATTGTGAAGATACGGAATGAAACTGACTCGACAAAGATATCAAATACTAGAGTTAGCCCGAGGTTCCAAAATCTACCAAAATTTGAGAAGATGCGGGATGCAGCTGACACAAGAAAGAAATCAAATACTAGAGTTAGCCCAAGGTTTCAAAATCTACCTAATGGTGGTAACTCCAACAATGAGAAGAAAAGGGATGCAGCTCTCTCAACAAAGACATCAAATACTAGTGCTAGCCCAAGGTTCCAAAATCTACCAAATATTGAGAAGATATGGAATGCAACCGACTCAAGAACAACATCAAATACTAGAGTTAGCCCAAGGTTTCAAAATCTACCTAATGGTGGTAACTCCAACAATGAGAAGAAAAGGGATGCAACTCCCTCAACAAAGACATCAAATAGAGTTAGCCCAAGGTTCCAAAATCTACCAAAATTTGAGAAGATATGGGATGCAACCGACCCAAGAAAGAAATCAAATACTAGAGTTAGCCCAAGGTTCCAAAATCTACCTAATGGTGATAACTCCAATAATGAGAAATTAAGGGATGCAACTCTCTCAATAAAGACATCAAATACTAGAGTTAGCCCAAGGTTCCAAAATGTACCAAATGTTGATAACGCAAACATTGAGAAGACATGGGATGCAACTGACTCAAGAAAGACGTTAAATACTAGAGTTAGCCCAAGGTTTCAAAATCTACCAAATGGTGATAACTCAAACATTGAGAAGATACAGAATGTACCCGATTCAAGAAAGACACCAAATACTAGAGTTAGCCCCAGACTCCAAAGTATTCCTTTGGAGAAGAGACCCTTTTATGGTAGTAGCCAGAAGAGGAAAACGTTGGATGATTCTCAAGATGAGATCATGGTCAAAAAACACAAAGTTGGTAATGCAAAGCTGGAGTGTTTATCTAATGGTTATGTTACagttgaaaatgatgaaaaagatgTTGCTGATTTACAGGAAACTGATTCAAAAGGGGGCAAGTATGGTGATGATTTGACCTCTATTCATGGAATAAGTACGACTATGGCAGTGAAAGATAAACTCAGGCTGTTCAATAAGTATTTCCTCCACTTCTCTAAG GCAGAAGATGCAAGATGCTATAGAGTGAATGGTAGTGCTACTGATCATGAAATTGCGAATGGTAAAATTAAGGAT AAAGAAGAAGGATGTGAAGGCCATGTTAAGCAGGCTAAGCGATCTAAGCACAAAGGCTGTGTGACTAAGCGCCCTGATCTGAAGGCGATTTCTGAG ATGTTGAACAAAAATGAAGTTCTGTGTCATGAGAGATACTTTGGTGATCTACCTG GTATTGAAGTTGGGCATCGCTTTTATTCTCGAGCTGAAATGGTTGCTGTAGGACTTCATAAACTCTTACAGAAGAGAATTGATTACATTGGAAAACCTTATGTTGAATCA GAGTACAATGGCTATACCTTCCCTCTCGCTGCTGCAATTGTGATGTCTGGTCAATATGAAGATGATTTTGGTAATAGGGAAGAAATTGTTTATACTGGTGAAGGTGAAAAGGATATACCTGGTAAAAAACGCCAATTCAGAGATCAAGTTATGCGTTGTGGTAATTTGGCTCTTAAA AACAACAAGAAGCAATCTGTGCCCGTTAGAGTTATTCGTGGACATAAATGTGATGATAGTTACAGCAAAAAAGTATACATATATGATGGCTTATACAAG GTTACTGGCTATTGGGATGAGAAAGGTGTTTCTGGCTTTAAAGTTTTTAAGTACAGGTTGAAACGACTACGAGGACAAGATAATTTGACAAGCCAGAATCAg GTTCACTTTGTACGAGGAAAAGTTTCTAGAGTTCAACAAGAATTGCCTGG GCTTGTGTGCAAGGACCTATCAAATGGTCAAGAAGATAAATGCATccctgtttttaatttttataatcctTCTTTGGCTCCAACAG GCTTTAAATATATCAATTCCATTAAAGTTGCCAAAAATGTGAGCATCCCACCAGATGCTCCTGGGTGCAATTGTAGAGGAAAGTGCACAAATCCAAGGTCATGTTCTTGTGCTCAACTTAATGGTGGTGACTTTCCATATGTTTCTCGTGATGGTGGCAG ATTGTTCGAAGCTAAAGATGTTGTATTTGAATGTGGTCCAAATTGTGGCTGTGGGCCTGAGTGCGTTAACCGTTCATCTCAGCAGGGACTAAAATACCAGCTTGAG GTCTATCGCactaaagaaaaaggatgggCAGTTAGATCTTCGGACTTTATTCCTTCTGGCGCACCAGTTTGCGAGTATGTTGGAATCCTAAGGAAGAATGATGAATTAGAAGATATTTCAGAAAATGACTACATATTTGAGATTGATTGCTGGCACACTATGAAAGGGATTGGAGGAAGAGAG AGACGCCTAGGTGACGTTTCTCTTCCTATGTCAAACCTTGTGGATGAAGTTGATGAGAGAACTCTAGAAAGTGAACCTGAGCCTGAGTTTTGCATAGATGCCAGCTCCTTTGGAAATGTTGCTAGATTTATTAATCACAGTTGTGATCCTAACCTCTTTGTTCAGTGCATTCTAAGCTCTCACCATGATGTTAGACTTGCCCGTATAGTCCTCTTTGCTGCAGATGATATTCCTCGAATGCAG
- the LOC108476348 gene encoding histone-lysine N-methyltransferase, H3 lysine-9 specific SUVH4-like isoform X2, whose protein sequence is MEIQRRVSPRFQNLPNGGKSNIEKIWNATKSRKTLNTRVSPRFQNLLNVGNSNIEKIRNATDSGKKSNTRASPNSKIVKIRNETDSTKISNTRVSPRFQNLPKFEKMRDAADTRKKSNTRVSPRFQNLPNGGNSNNEKKRDAALSTKTSNTSASPRFQNLPNIEKIWNATDSRTTSNTRVSPRFQNLPNGGNSNNEKKRDATPSTKTSNRVSPRFQNLPKFEKIWDATDPRKKSNTRVSPRFQNLPNGDNSNNEKLRDATLSIKTSNTRVSPRFQNVPNVDNANIEKTWDATDSRKTLNTRVSPRFQNLPNGDNSNIEKIQNVPDSRKTPNTRVSPRLQSIPLEKRPFYGSSQKRKTLDDSQDEIMVKKHKETDSKGGKYGDDLTSIHGISTTMAVKDKLRLFNKYFLHFSKAEDARCYRVNGSATDHEIANGKIKDKEEGCEGHVKQAKRSKHKGCVTKRPDLKAISEMLNKNEVLCHERYFGDLPGIEVGHRFYSRAEMVAVGLHKLLQKRIDYIGKPYVESEYNGYTFPLAAAIVMSGQYEDDFGNREEIVYTGEGEKDIPGKKRQFRDQVMRCGNLALKNNKKQSVPVRVIRGHKCDDSYSKKVYIYDGLYKVTGYWDEKGVSGFKVFKYRLKRLRGQDNLTSQNQVHFVRGKVSRVQQELPGLVCKDLSNGQEDKCIPVFNFYNPSLAPTGFKYINSIKVAKNVSIPPDAPGCNCRGKCTNPRSCSCAQLNGGDFPYVSRDGGRLFEAKDVVFECGPNCGCGPECVNRSSQQGLKYQLEVYRTKEKGWAVRSSDFIPSGAPVCEYVGILRKNDELEDISENDYIFEIDCWHTMKGIGGRERRLGDVSLPMSNLVDEVDERTLESEPEPEFCIDASSFGNVARFINHSCDPNLFVQCILSSHHDVRLARIVLFAADDIPRMQELTYDYNYAIDSVIGPDGKTKQLPCFCGTSECRKRLY, encoded by the exons atggaAATACAGCGAAGAGTTAGTCCAAGGTTTCAAAATCTACCAAACGGTGGTAAATCGAACATTGAGAAGATATGGAATGCAACAAAATCAAGAAAAACATTAAATACTAGAGTTAGCCCAAGGTTTCAAAATCTACTAAATGTTGGGAACTCAAACATTGAGAAGATAAGGAATGCAACTGACTCAGGAAAGAAATCAAATACTAGAGCTAGCCCTAACTCAAAGATTGTGAAGATACGGAATGAAACTGACTCGACAAAGATATCAAATACTAGAGTTAGCCCGAGGTTCCAAAATCTACCAAAATTTGAGAAGATGCGGGATGCAGCTGACACAAGAAAGAAATCAAATACTAGAGTTAGCCCAAGGTTTCAAAATCTACCTAATGGTGGTAACTCCAACAATGAGAAGAAAAGGGATGCAGCTCTCTCAACAAAGACATCAAATACTAGTGCTAGCCCAAGGTTCCAAAATCTACCAAATATTGAGAAGATATGGAATGCAACCGACTCAAGAACAACATCAAATACTAGAGTTAGCCCAAGGTTTCAAAATCTACCTAATGGTGGTAACTCCAACAATGAGAAGAAAAGGGATGCAACTCCCTCAACAAAGACATCAAATAGAGTTAGCCCAAGGTTCCAAAATCTACCAAAATTTGAGAAGATATGGGATGCAACCGACCCAAGAAAGAAATCAAATACTAGAGTTAGCCCAAGGTTCCAAAATCTACCTAATGGTGATAACTCCAATAATGAGAAATTAAGGGATGCAACTCTCTCAATAAAGACATCAAATACTAGAGTTAGCCCAAGGTTCCAAAATGTACCAAATGTTGATAACGCAAACATTGAGAAGACATGGGATGCAACTGACTCAAGAAAGACGTTAAATACTAGAGTTAGCCCAAGGTTTCAAAATCTACCAAATGGTGATAACTCAAACATTGAGAAGATACAGAATGTACCCGATTCAAGAAAGACACCAAATACTAGAGTTAGCCCCAGACTCCAAAGTATTCCTTTGGAGAAGAGACCCTTTTATGGTAGTAGCCAGAAGAGGAAAACGTTGGATGATTCTCAAGATGAGATCATGGTCAAAAAACACAAA GAAACTGATTCAAAAGGGGGCAAGTATGGTGATGATTTGACCTCTATTCATGGAATAAGTACGACTATGGCAGTGAAAGATAAACTCAGGCTGTTCAATAAGTATTTCCTCCACTTCTCTAAG GCAGAAGATGCAAGATGCTATAGAGTGAATGGTAGTGCTACTGATCATGAAATTGCGAATGGTAAAATTAAGGAT AAAGAAGAAGGATGTGAAGGCCATGTTAAGCAGGCTAAGCGATCTAAGCACAAAGGCTGTGTGACTAAGCGCCCTGATCTGAAGGCGATTTCTGAG ATGTTGAACAAAAATGAAGTTCTGTGTCATGAGAGATACTTTGGTGATCTACCTG GTATTGAAGTTGGGCATCGCTTTTATTCTCGAGCTGAAATGGTTGCTGTAGGACTTCATAAACTCTTACAGAAGAGAATTGATTACATTGGAAAACCTTATGTTGAATCA GAGTACAATGGCTATACCTTCCCTCTCGCTGCTGCAATTGTGATGTCTGGTCAATATGAAGATGATTTTGGTAATAGGGAAGAAATTGTTTATACTGGTGAAGGTGAAAAGGATATACCTGGTAAAAAACGCCAATTCAGAGATCAAGTTATGCGTTGTGGTAATTTGGCTCTTAAA AACAACAAGAAGCAATCTGTGCCCGTTAGAGTTATTCGTGGACATAAATGTGATGATAGTTACAGCAAAAAAGTATACATATATGATGGCTTATACAAG GTTACTGGCTATTGGGATGAGAAAGGTGTTTCTGGCTTTAAAGTTTTTAAGTACAGGTTGAAACGACTACGAGGACAAGATAATTTGACAAGCCAGAATCAg GTTCACTTTGTACGAGGAAAAGTTTCTAGAGTTCAACAAGAATTGCCTGG GCTTGTGTGCAAGGACCTATCAAATGGTCAAGAAGATAAATGCATccctgtttttaatttttataatcctTCTTTGGCTCCAACAG GCTTTAAATATATCAATTCCATTAAAGTTGCCAAAAATGTGAGCATCCCACCAGATGCTCCTGGGTGCAATTGTAGAGGAAAGTGCACAAATCCAAGGTCATGTTCTTGTGCTCAACTTAATGGTGGTGACTTTCCATATGTTTCTCGTGATGGTGGCAG ATTGTTCGAAGCTAAAGATGTTGTATTTGAATGTGGTCCAAATTGTGGCTGTGGGCCTGAGTGCGTTAACCGTTCATCTCAGCAGGGACTAAAATACCAGCTTGAG GTCTATCGCactaaagaaaaaggatgggCAGTTAGATCTTCGGACTTTATTCCTTCTGGCGCACCAGTTTGCGAGTATGTTGGAATCCTAAGGAAGAATGATGAATTAGAAGATATTTCAGAAAATGACTACATATTTGAGATTGATTGCTGGCACACTATGAAAGGGATTGGAGGAAGAGAG AGACGCCTAGGTGACGTTTCTCTTCCTATGTCAAACCTTGTGGATGAAGTTGATGAGAGAACTCTAGAAAGTGAACCTGAGCCTGAGTTTTGCATAGATGCCAGCTCCTTTGGAAATGTTGCTAGATTTATTAATCACAGTTGTGATCCTAACCTCTTTGTTCAGTGCATTCTAAGCTCTCACCATGATGTTAGACTTGCCCGTATAGTCCTCTTTGCTGCAGATGATATTCCTCGAATGCAG